One window of the Dehalococcoidia bacterium genome contains the following:
- a CDS encoding dipeptide ABC transporter ATP-binding protein, whose amino-acid sequence MTSGREAQGTTGNGQVLVSVQDLRVYFPVTSGIILQRRIGVIKAVDGVSLDIRRGETLGLVGESGCGKTTLGRTVLLLHRPTGGRVIFDGQDLTTMRPSALRRMRRHMQMIFQDPFASLNPRMTVGSIIAEPLVIHGLVKNRKERRERVEQLMQVVGLNPFYANRYPHEFSGGQRQRIGIARALAVQPSFIVADEPVSALDVSIQAQIINLLEELQARFHLTYLFIAHDLSVVRHISNRVAVMYLGKLMELADRDELYENPLHPYTKALLSAVPVPDPAVEARRERIILQGEIPSPLRPPSGCVFHTRCPIAIDECRTRVPEWRNVGTADRPHWVACHRVVGNQLHGWSDPPRRPVA is encoded by the coding sequence ATGACGTCGGGCCGTGAAGCCCAAGGAACCACCGGGAACGGCCAGGTGCTGGTCTCGGTGCAGGACCTGCGGGTGTACTTCCCGGTGACGTCAGGCATTATCCTGCAGCGGCGGATAGGGGTCATAAAGGCGGTGGATGGCGTGAGCTTGGACATCCGGCGGGGCGAGACGCTGGGGCTGGTGGGCGAATCGGGATGTGGCAAGACCACCCTGGGCCGTACTGTCCTCCTGCTCCACAGGCCCACCGGGGGGCGCGTCATCTTCGACGGGCAGGACTTGACCACCATGCGGCCCTCTGCCCTGCGGCGCATGCGCCGCCACATGCAGATGATCTTCCAGGACCCCTTCGCCTCTCTTAACCCGCGCATGACGGTAGGCAGCATCATCGCTGAGCCTCTGGTCATCCATGGCTTGGTCAAGAACCGGAAAGAGCGTCGGGAGCGGGTGGAACAGCTGATGCAGGTGGTGGGGCTCAACCCCTTCTACGCCAACCGCTACCCACACGAGTTCAGCGGTGGGCAGCGGCAGCGCATCGGCATCGCCCGCGCCCTGGCGGTGCAGCCATCCTTCATCGTGGCTGATGAGCCTGTCTCCGCCTTGGATGTCTCTATCCAGGCGCAGATCATCAACCTGTTGGAGGAGCTGCAGGCGCGGTTCCACCTCACATACCTGTTCATCGCCCACGACCTGTCAGTAGTGAGGCATATAAGCAACCGGGTGGCCGTCATGTACCTGGGCAAGCTGATGGAGCTCGCTGACCGGGACGAGCTTTACGAGAACCCCCTCCACCCATATACTAAGGCCCTCCTCTCGGCGGTGCCGGTGCCCGACCCGGCAGTGGAGGCGCGGCGGGAGCGCATCATCCTGCAAGGGGAGATCCCAAGCCCCCTGCGCCCGCCCTCTGGGTGTGTCTTCCACACCCGTTGCCCTATCGCCATCGACGAGTGCCGTACCCGTGTGCCCGAATGGCGCAACGTGGGCACCGCCGACCGTCCCCACTGGGTGGCCTGCCACCGTGTGGTGGGCAACCAGCTCCACGGGTGGTCCGACCCCCCAAGACGACCTGTGGCCTGA